GGTGGGAAGCAGAGGGTGTGCGCTTGCGCTGGTGAGAAGTAGATGGTATGCGCTTGTGCAGATGGGGATTCCCCATCAGGTGCTCCACATTTGGGTTGAGATCCACACCACAACGCTGGCCAGTCCCTCCTCTCCCACACATAGCcgcgcaaaaagggaaagctcTCCTTATCATCCTACTTGTGGGAAGAAGTGCAAAGTGAAATGCCTTCCTTTctgagaaaaagaaaaaaaaaaaaaaaagaccggCGCGAGGACTACGCAGTGGTGCaccaagggaaaaaaaaaaaaaaaattaactagGAAAAGCATAATAACATTGGCAAATATGCATCATCATCCCCCACACAtgacaattattttttttttttttttggcaaacttCCCTTCCAGTGTGATGCTTGTGgacagaaaaaatgggagtccCCCCAAAAGCGCCTAAACGTGGCGAGTTCGAAATTTTTTAGTTATGCGCACGCGGCGGCTAgttccaaaagggggagcccTTCCGTTTAGCCTCTTCATTTGGCCTCTTCATTTGGccccttcatttttgagCATTCGGGAGAGCTCATGGAAACGTTTAAAGGCAGTGCAGCAGGGCTGGCTAGCTAGATGAAGGGTGAACGTGTAGAAGTTGagcgtgcaaaaaaaaggggagaaaaaaagggggaaaaaaggggagatattcaaaatggtggaaaacaaaagagaTGCTAAGAAAAGCGCGAAatggtctcctttttttttttttttttttttttgtcaaattcGCCATCGTGGTGATGGCCCCTATATCAGGCTACTTCTTATAGGGGGTAGGAATCTTTCTTTAGTGCATCTTGGGAGGCCCTTTCTGTGATTAACTCAAATTGTCTGTGCCATCTCGGTAGTGATTTTCGCTTCGATCGCCGttttcaccgcttccactgTTGCCACTACTAAACTCGCTCCCGAAGTCGCTGTCGGGGTCCCGGTTAGACAGATTCTCGAGCATGACGGTGGCGATGCTGGCCCTCTTGACATTATCCTTTGTcgttttggtaatttttaaaaagttattcttcaaattgttacTATGActgctattattttttttgttttttttttcatttttcctttccctaaTTCGCTCCTTATGTTGCAGGATGTAAGtgtttctgttttttttttccactcgtCCGTTGGTCCTTGTTTGTAGAATTTCGTTTACGTCGAGGGAGCTGTGCGAGGAGTTCTCACTGCTATTGTAGAAGTGCATCGATGGGTTTTCTCTGTTCCCTTTCTTCCCATGGTGGTCTCTACTCCCCATGTGGTTGCTTCTTCTGAGGTTGTCACTCCCCCGCTCGGTTTGgtcatcttcatcatcctGGTAAGGATCATCCTCTctatcttcctcctcctccgttCCCTCTGATGTGCATTCAAATTCGGGACCTTCCCCTGGGTCTCTCTCGCCGAGCTCAATACTCACGTTGAATATGCTCTCGTTGAAGGTGTCAAAATCGATGCtgtttttcttaatttggGTTTCCTCCTTGGGGGTATTTTGTGGGTCTGGGCAATTTGTGGGGTCATCCTTGGGGAGGGGAGATTCCTTGTCTATGTGTTCTCTTTCGGAGGAGAGACGTCCTTTTATCTGCACCTCACTGGTGGAGCTTCTTTCCCAGTTGTTCGCGCCTCTAAAATGGTGAGACTCTtccgttttgcttcttttaTATGGGGGTGACTGGTGCAGGCCCTCACACAGGTGCTCATGGGGCTCACGCACGTTGCGAATTTGACACACGCTGCTCGTTTTACTTCTGGGTAAAGCGCTCATCTTCGGTTCGCTCATGTTTGGTTCgctcagggggggaaggttgttttcattttgatgGCCATTTGGGGGGTGGGGAGCGTAGAGGTGGACGGAGAATGCAGTGAGTGGAGTAGGAAGAGGTGGGCCAAAAAAGGGCCAAtctttttcgcaaaaaaaatgagtgagAAATTTCCCACCTTTTGTCCTCCCCTATTTGTCTTTAACGCATCGAACGTTTGCTCTTCTGTTCACTCGTTAGacgagttaaaaaaaaaaggaaaacgtcAATTAATCCGTTCGAATGTTATGTTATGGTTAAGCGGCTTGGCCTCATTGTTATGTCCATTgtggcactttttttttttttttttttttcccccttatGTTGCACATAAAAAGCGGCGCACACGTGCTACAAAGAGTAAAGACTTTCTGATTGACCCTTTGGGGAGGATCTACCAGGGAAAATATCTCAAACTTGTGAGTATCACGTCCATTTGGGGAAGGTtggaaaaatggggagagagCTCTATCCCACTGTGAGTCCTTTCCCAAGTGAAGCAGTAGGTAGAGGAactttcccaaaaaaaaagatgcccCTGGCGTAATACAATAATTCTTCCATTCCTCATGAGCAGCTTCTACCCATGAAGGGCCCACGTCCCGATTCGTCCACTTCTCGCGAAGTGACTTTAAACCAAATTTGCGAACTtgtttggggggaaaaagtcAAAGGAATGCCTGTTCATGTGCAGGAacaaataaatcattttctttttaatttttaccaagggcgcaaattttttacatgcaTCGAGTTGGAGAATTTAAATAACTTGTTAACATTACTCATAAGGAATTTTAAGGAGCATACGAATGACAAATTTTGTTCGCAGATTTTGTTGTTCCATTTTAGGAATGCGTCTGCTTCATTCGTGAAGGCTAAGAGAGCCGAGGATGGGCTATACGTGAAGCAGGTCAGGCGGTACTTTCTCTGCCTGCACGAGTTGGTCAGGAATTTGAGGGAGAGGCAGCAGGGGGGTGAGCGGCCAACAGGGGGGCTGCCGAGTGGCAGCTCAGAAGAGgacccccatttggtggtGTCCATAGTGAAATACGTGAATTTGTTCCTGGTGTCCGCGCTGAGGTAACTTTAGAGCGATGCAAAAAGGCGAGTCCATTTCTTCTGCGTAGCGACGCGTGGACGTAATTCCCCTGCTTATGCCCTTTTGCTTGACTGCTTTACCCCCGTCTCAGGCTGGTGGAGAGGAACTGCTTGGCACGCTTCTACTGTACGATCATATCTGATGGGAGGGTTGCCGAAATGTTAGCCAATGCATATGGGCAAAATGAGCAAGCCGACGAGGACATCATCCACAGTTTCGTTTTACTAGCGGAGCGAAAAGAATTTGATAAAGACATCATAAAATGCGGAATCATGAAGAAGATTACCACGTCGGAGGCACTACTCCAGAGGGGTGTCTCTTGTAAAAGCAGCTTCCTCATTCAGGtggtaataaaaatagctattCGCAATTTGAAACAGATCAGCGTGTATACCTCCAAGAGTGACCTCCAATTTGTTAACTCTTTAGTAGAAATAGTGCAccataaaattacaaaaggaGAGTTCGATCTGTCTTGTGCTGACTTGTTAAGGTTATTTTCGTACATCAtagaggggggaaggagtTCCGCTGATTCTCCTACATTTGGTCATCGCACAGGAGATATGTCTGGTACGGAtgaagttttatttttccaacaTATGCACAAATTAATTGGGCATGTGGATTGTCTTGTTCGGTCGGCTGACCTCTGCAACCGTGTACGGGAGAAAGATGATCCGCTTGGTCACTTTCTCGGCGCCTTTTTCTGTGCCCTGCGAAATGTACTGCAGGTGGTGCTGAACTGCGGCGAGTCGGCAACTTCCGCGGGGTGCAAACGTACAGAGAGTTGCCCCCATTCCTGCTGCTCTTCCAACCCATTGTGGACGTTTCGCCAAGACTCCCAactgaggggggaagcacaaaaCCTGATTTGTAGCATTTTGGATCTGACCCTCGGCTTTTTAGCCCACTGTGGTTCTCCCCTTCCAGGTAGGCTAAGATGTGTACATTGTGTGTGCATTATGTGCGCATTGTGTGCGCGATTTCTTTTACACTGAGCCCCTCATCCAATATATGCCCATCACCTCCATTACTGTCCTCTTCCACCGacagatgaaaaaaaaatgctgcacCTGCTATGCTTCGATATCGTTAACGCGATAAGTAGCTGCCATTGCGCGTCCACcacggggaagaaaaaaattgcagaaaAGATGATACCCCTCGTGAGTCGCATCAATAGTAACGAGAAGGATGCAGAAGGGCAGGACAATTAT
The DNA window shown above is from Plasmodium vivax chromosome 9, whole genome shotgun sequence and carries:
- a CDS encoding hypothetical protein, conserved (encoded by transcript PVX_092785A), which encodes MSEPKMSALPRSKTSSVCQIRNVREPHEHLCEGLHQSPPYKRSKTEESHHFRGANNWERSSTSEVQIKGRLSSEREHIDKESPLPKDDPTNCPDPQNTPKEETQIKKNSIDFDTFNESIFNVSIELGERDPGEGPEFECTSEGTEEEEDREDDPYQDDEDDQTERGSDNLRRSNHMGSRDHHGKKGNRENPSMHFYNSSENSSHSSLDVNEILQTRTNGRVEKKNRNTYILQHKERIRERKNEKKNKKNNSSHSNNLKNNFLKITKTTKDNVKRASIATVMLENLSNRDPDSDFGSEFSSGNSGSGENGDRSENHYRDGTDNLS
- a CDS encoding hypothetical protein, conserved (encoded by transcript PVX_092790A), with the protein product MPVHVQEQINHFLFNFYQGRKFFTCIELENLNNLLTLLIRNFKEHTNDKFCSQILLFHFRNASASFVKAKRAEDGLYVKQVRRYFLCLHELVRNLRERQQGGERPTGGLPSGSSEEDPHLVVSIVKYVNLFLVSALRLVERNCLARFYCTIISDGRVAEMLANAYGQNEQADEDIIHSFVLLAERKEFDKDIIKCGIMKKITTSEALLQRGVSCKSSFLIQVVIKIAIRNLKQISVYTSKSDLQFVNSLVEIVHHKITKGEFDLSCADLLRLFSYIIEGGRSSADSPTFGHRTGDMSDEKKMLHLLCFDIVNAISSCHCASTTGKKKIAEKMIPLVSRINSNEKDAEGQDNYLYLKHVEALFCLCLHNEDVCREFFTEEFVKLVEELYLQIDQREKIENVKKKEEGDLLKLYYFGILYTFAQMSVHNEKKREKKKKIFLPFVNYVIVNELQKKKFLLENHVYCLLFLRFLNMSLLNNLYDFKKFAQGVSLVHFLKVALNVLLQWVERDPCLKLIKTHLKTNKQIFHILLEIWVLVQAEMAGEKKDALAASSKWENVLYTIHHIFKRLTNGFTKYLSYFSEHEDLLSNFKRVMTFEEKSVLEIYSQMCADVEANRLEILEKDKNYLNGKAKSCAEKIEQMEKRLQVTTEESYRKNVDELENYYNYVRAGGEL